One Leptospira wolbachii serovar Codice str. CDC genomic region harbors:
- a CDS encoding DUF1289 domain-containing protein produces the protein MSLKSPCTKVCMMDPDSGLCAGCFRTIEEIGNWSAMSEEERERIWSELPQRKAGNSLK, from the coding sequence ATGTCACTAAAATCGCCTTGTACCAAAGTCTGTATGATGGACCCAGATTCAGGGCTCTGTGCTGGTTGTTTTCGCACTATTGAAGAAATTGGAAATTGGTCTGCGATGAGCGAGGAAGAAAGGGAAAGAATTTGGAGTGAGCTCCCGCAAAGAAAAGCGGGAAACTCTCTCAAGTGA
- the flgN gene encoding flagellar export chaperone FlgN, which yields MLDWVESLRSLFTNEIDCYKRLLELEGKKRAAIHSADGKSLESFVKESYHIMVEASELERIRMKAIEDVYEKEKFTKDESSITLTNFLNQLDRESNFKLKTFALELKKVVADLKDAIITNDKLLKTRKEFLQTTVDSLQELSKEKVYTSHKQPTRRGQGQKGAIILNATA from the coding sequence ATGTTGGATTGGGTAGAATCACTTAGAAGTTTATTTACTAATGAAATAGACTGTTACAAGCGCCTTCTGGAATTGGAAGGCAAAAAAAGAGCTGCGATCCATTCTGCGGACGGAAAATCCCTAGAGTCTTTCGTTAAAGAAAGTTATCATATTATGGTGGAAGCCTCCGAATTGGAACGAATTCGAATGAAGGCCATCGAAGATGTCTATGAAAAGGAAAAATTCACGAAAGACGAATCTTCCATCACACTTACAAATTTTTTAAACCAATTGGATCGTGAGTCCAATTTTAAACTAAAAACCTTTGCTTTAGAATTAAAGAAAGTAGTGGCCGATCTGAAAGACGCCATCATCACCAATGACAAACTCTTAAAAACAAGAAAAGAGTTTTTGCAAACAACTGTTGACTCTTTGCAAGAGTTATCGAAAGAAAAAGTTTATACCTCACACAAACAACCGACAAGGCGTGGGCAGGGCCAAAAAGGCGCGATCATTTTGAACGCGACTGCCTAG
- the flgK gene encoding flagellar hook-associated protein FlgK, giving the protein MGSTFQGIEIGKRGLSVHQQAIQTTGHNISNADNKHYARQRVVMNSMDPIYDPAFNRAEVPGQIGQGVKISEIERVRDNFIDDRIIDSSSLKEYWGKKNDYLYQVETVFNEPTGTTLRSMMDQFWSSWEDLSNYPEETAHRAVVQEKAEALGSRMEDVYRKLSLLRDQSNREIESKVNHLNTVAENIKSLNEKITKSQALGDNPNDLLDRRDELLQELAGMADITIGRSDEDELMVFIGQQILVQGQKVHKIDLVGNPNNDGLLDLKWSQTGDTVLLRQGSIQALYEIRDKILVEKINAVDALAINAMDVINEIHKDGFGLNGKTNLNFFESRALATNTFGEIDTDGDGLNDKTAVFRVTGRTSIDADRPIGISGTMRFLKASPGGETEVLVPYSKDDTLNAVIKRINRSETGVVAYMSHDNQLALKATTNSLDKKENFMIRHLEDSGELLVGLTGILTATGVAGSFDYRKIGEINKFQANAQDITLTPMYHPSSFFKMSEDVRNNPANIAAARGKDVNGSGDYNSPNGQKDGSNALLIAAALREKPVMFDYSKTTDDFYNSLISRLGTEAREAKQEYTTQNELMVELENMRQSVMGVNLDEEMANMVQFQQSYNASARMISTLNEMLDTIINRLGV; this is encoded by the coding sequence ATGGGATCAACATTCCAAGGAATTGAAATAGGGAAACGAGGACTTTCGGTCCACCAACAAGCGATCCAAACCACAGGTCATAACATATCCAATGCGGATAACAAACATTATGCTCGCCAACGAGTGGTAATGAACAGTATGGATCCAATTTATGATCCAGCTTTCAACCGCGCCGAAGTTCCCGGTCAAATTGGCCAAGGGGTAAAAATTTCTGAAATTGAAAGGGTTCGTGATAATTTCATCGATGACCGTATCATTGACTCTTCTTCTCTCAAAGAATATTGGGGCAAAAAAAACGACTACCTATACCAAGTAGAAACAGTATTTAATGAACCAACAGGGACTACACTTCGTTCCATGATGGATCAGTTCTGGTCTTCTTGGGAAGATCTTTCAAATTATCCAGAAGAAACCGCACATAGAGCTGTGGTTCAAGAGAAAGCAGAAGCGCTTGGTTCTCGAATGGAAGATGTGTATCGCAAACTGTCTCTTCTCCGAGATCAGTCCAATCGTGAAATTGAATCGAAGGTAAACCATTTAAATACGGTTGCTGAAAATATCAAATCTCTGAACGAAAAAATCACAAAATCACAAGCATTAGGTGACAACCCGAATGACCTTCTCGACAGAAGGGACGAACTTTTACAAGAACTTGCGGGAATGGCGGACATTACCATTGGCCGCAGTGACGAAGATGAACTCATGGTTTTTATTGGCCAACAGATCCTTGTTCAAGGACAAAAAGTCCATAAAATCGATCTCGTTGGAAACCCGAATAACGATGGGCTTCTTGACTTGAAATGGTCCCAGACAGGGGACACTGTTTTACTTCGTCAGGGAAGTATCCAAGCTCTATACGAAATCCGTGATAAGATCTTGGTTGAGAAAATCAATGCCGTAGATGCCCTTGCCATCAATGCCATGGATGTCATCAACGAAATCCACAAAGATGGATTTGGGCTAAATGGAAAAACCAATTTAAACTTTTTTGAAAGCCGCGCCCTTGCCACCAATACCTTCGGGGAAATCGATACAGACGGCGATGGATTAAACGATAAAACCGCTGTGTTTCGTGTGACAGGTCGCACATCCATTGATGCGGATCGTCCCATTGGAATTTCCGGAACCATGCGTTTTTTAAAAGCAAGTCCTGGTGGGGAAACAGAGGTTCTTGTTCCTTATTCCAAAGATGACACTTTGAATGCAGTGATCAAACGAATCAATCGTTCGGAAACGGGTGTAGTTGCTTACATGTCGCATGACAACCAGTTGGCGCTAAAAGCAACGACAAACTCGCTGGATAAAAAAGAAAACTTTATGATTCGTCACTTAGAAGATTCCGGCGAACTCTTAGTTGGTCTTACCGGAATTCTAACGGCAACAGGAGTGGCAGGATCTTTTGATTATCGAAAAATTGGTGAGATCAACAAGTTCCAAGCCAATGCACAAGACATCACTCTCACACCGATGTATCATCCCTCTTCTTTCTTTAAAATGTCTGAAGATGTAAGAAACAATCCGGCAAACATTGCGGCGGCCCGTGGAAAGGATGTGAATGGATCGGGTGACTACAACTCACCTAACGGCCAAAAGGACGGATCCAATGCTCTTCTCATTGCTGCAGCGCTCCGAGAAAAACCGGTGATGTTTGATTATTCCAAAACAACGGATGATTTTTACAACTCCCTGATTTCTAGACTCGGAACAGAAGCTCGCGAAGCAAAACAAGAGTATACAACACAAAATGAACTGATGGTGGAACTTGAAAACATGCGTCAGTCTGTGATGGGTGTGAACTTGGATGAAGAGATGGCCAATATGGTTCAGTTCCAACAGTCCTATAACGCATCCGCAAGAATGATCTCCACACTCAATGAAATGTTGGATACCATCATCAATAGGTTAGGTGTATAA
- a CDS encoding flagellar hook-associated protein 3 codes for MRITNMMQNNSLVRNLNRHQVAMDETQTQLGTGLKIRKPSDDPGAATNQMYFRSRLNELSQYEENIGDGYQRLQQIDGVLDKMGEIFQRARVLTVQAGNGIYQGDKGFELEVAIGKEIDQHLRAIVDLANARDATGQPLFGGHVIERPPFEPIESKIKGLQGLELKNQYVGVEYRGDIGEQLREIEKGEYIPITIPGNKVFWGTNVSVTSKVDNSAYQATSDQKFKIDGVEIHVSVGDTIDDVIDKINNAPLEVKASKLAQDNVSISSTAPHQIWLEDVDGGTVLRDIGLVEPSASEPPNNFSKSATVTGLSVFDVLIQLRNDLIQKDQERIGGRDLGDLDLALENILRHRATIGARMNRLEQHEDRVSYDKMYMTELLAKNEGIDFPETIMNMKWLETIHSYALNVGSKIIKPTLMDFLR; via the coding sequence ATTCGAATCACTAACATGATGCAGAACAATTCCTTGGTGCGGAACTTAAACCGCCACCAAGTGGCTATGGACGAAACCCAAACCCAACTGGGGACGGGATTAAAAATCCGCAAACCTTCGGACGATCCAGGGGCTGCCACAAACCAAATGTACTTTCGTTCCCGATTGAACGAACTTTCTCAGTATGAGGAAAACATTGGGGATGGATACCAAAGGTTACAACAAATCGATGGTGTTCTCGACAAAATGGGAGAAATTTTCCAAAGAGCTCGGGTTCTTACGGTGCAAGCCGGAAACGGAATTTACCAAGGGGACAAGGGTTTTGAATTGGAAGTGGCTATCGGTAAAGAGATAGACCAACATTTACGTGCGATTGTAGATCTTGCGAACGCTCGGGATGCTACCGGACAACCTTTGTTTGGTGGTCATGTGATTGAACGTCCTCCTTTTGAACCAATTGAATCTAAAATCAAAGGTTTACAAGGCCTTGAACTCAAAAACCAATACGTGGGAGTTGAGTATCGTGGTGATATCGGCGAACAACTCCGCGAAATTGAAAAGGGCGAATACATCCCGATCACCATTCCTGGTAACAAAGTGTTTTGGGGAACGAACGTAAGCGTCACTTCCAAGGTGGACAACTCTGCTTACCAAGCCACTTCCGACCAAAAGTTCAAAATTGATGGAGTAGAGATCCATGTCTCCGTGGGTGATACCATTGATGATGTGATTGATAAAATTAACAATGCTCCATTGGAAGTGAAAGCAAGTAAACTTGCCCAAGATAACGTTTCTATTTCCTCTACAGCGCCTCACCAAATATGGTTGGAAGATGTGGATGGAGGGACAGTTCTTCGTGACATTGGGCTTGTGGAACCAAGTGCGAGTGAACCACCGAATAACTTCTCTAAGTCGGCGACAGTAACTGGACTTTCAGTCTTTGATGTTCTCATCCAACTCAGAAATGACCTCATCCAAAAAGACCAAGAACGAATTGGTGGAAGGGATTTGGGTGATTTGGACTTAGCGTTGGAAAATATCCTTCGTCATCGGGCAACGATTGGGGCTCGTATGAATCGTTTGGAACAACATGAAGATCGAGTCTCTTACGACAAAATGTATATGACAGAGCTTCTGGCTAAAAATGAAGGGATTGATTTTCCAGAAACGATAATGAATATGAAGTGGTTAGAAACAATTCATAGTTATGCGCTCAATGTCGGTTCTAAAATTATCAAACCAACTTTGATGGATTTCCTTCGGTAA
- the fliW gene encoding flagellar assembly protein FliW, producing the protein MSVTIHTKPFGTIQVDSKQILKFPQGLLGFDEFDEYALIEESAESPFKWLQSTKESGLAFIVIQPELFMNDYKPAISDEELHDIGLGSWKEGLIFLIVTIPHDNPKGMTANLQGPIILNGKEGKGKQCISRDENHPIRKNIIESMEEMSSEKV; encoded by the coding sequence ATGTCGGTAACGATTCACACAAAACCTTTCGGAACCATCCAAGTGGACTCCAAACAAATCTTAAAATTCCCTCAAGGATTGTTAGGGTTTGATGAATTTGATGAATACGCACTCATCGAAGAGAGTGCCGAAAGTCCTTTCAAATGGTTACAATCCACAAAAGAATCGGGACTGGCATTTATTGTCATCCAACCTGAACTATTTATGAACGACTATAAACCGGCAATTTCTGATGAGGAACTCCATGACATTGGACTTGGTTCTTGGAAAGAAGGACTTATTTTCCTCATAGTCACTATTCCTCATGACAATCCTAAAGGAATGACTGCGAACTTACAAGGGCCTATCATTCTCAATGGAAAAGAGGGAAAGGGAAAACAATGTATTTCTCGAGATGAAAATCATCCAATACGAAAAAACATCATTGAGTCTATGGAAGAGATGTCTTCCGAAAAGGTATAA
- the csrA gene encoding carbon storage regulator CsrA, with amino-acid sequence MLVLARRSNQSIMIGDDIEIVIVDIKGDQVKIGVKAPKNVSVHRAEVYKEIQEENKKAAGANIKPEDLGKLGDLFKKKT; translated from the coding sequence GTGTTAGTTCTTGCAAGGAGGAGCAACCAATCCATTATGATCGGTGACGATATCGAAATTGTCATTGTAGATATTAAGGGTGACCAAGTAAAGATTGGTGTAAAGGCTCCAAAAAATGTTTCCGTTCATCGTGCGGAAGTGTATAAAGAAATCCAGGAAGAAAATAAAAAAGCTGCCGGCGCTAACATCAAACCTGAAGATTTGGGCAAACTTGGCGATTTGTTCAAAAAGAAAACTTAA